From the genome of Longispora fulva:
GTCTCGTTCCGCTCGGACGACCCGGTCTTGCCGGCGAGGGACCGCCCGACGACGTTGCGCAGGCCCCCGGCGGTGCTGCCGTCGCACTTCCCGAACACCGACCTGTCACCCACCGTGCACCGGGCTGCGTCGGTGGCCGCGCGGGCCACGTCGGCCTCGAAGACCCGCTTGCACTGCGGCTGGGCGACGTCGACGGTCGCGCCGCCGGCGTCGGTGATGGAGTTGACCGGCAGCGGCTTGCAGTAGGTGCCCTCGGCGGCGACCGTGGCGTACGCGTTGGCCAGGTCCAGCGGCGAGGTCGCGGACACGCCCAGCGTGAACGGCCCCCACTCGGACGCGTCGTCGGCGAGCGTCTTGTCCCCGTTGCGGAACTGGATGCCCATCTTCTTGGCCATCTCGACGGCCTTGTCGGCGCCGACCTGCTCCTCGAGCCAGACGAAATAGGTGTTCACCGAGCGGCCGAAGCCGTCCCACATGGTGCGCCGGCCGGCCATGGACGGGTCTGCGTTGGTCGGGCAGTACTTCCCGTCGCAGGTCGCGGGCCCGGGATCCGCCGGATACTTGCTCTTGTACTTGTTGGGCGCGTCGAACGTCGTGTTCAACGGCATCCCAGCCTCCAGCGCCGCGAGCATCGTGAACATCTTGAACGTCGAGCCGGCCTGGAAGCCCGGGGCCGCGTCCCCGCCGGCGATCAGCGGCACGGTGGTGTTCGGGTAGCTGCCCCGCCCGGCGCCTCCGGTGTTGGCCCCGTTCTGCGACTCGTCGTTGGAGTAGTTGCGGTTGACGGCCATGGACCGGATCCGACCGGTACCGGGCTCCACGGTCGCCACGCCCAGCGCGAACGGGCTGTCCTTCTTGATCTGCTCGGCGATGGCCTGCTCGGACGCCTTCTGCACGGCGGGGTCGAGCGAGGTGACGACGGTGTACCCGCCGCGCTTCAGGTTCGCCTCGCGCTCCTGCGGGTTCGCCCCGAACGCTGGCTGCTCAAGCCACCAGCGCTTGAAGTACCCGCAGAAGAAGCCCCAGCCGTTCGTGCCCTGACTGCGCGACAGGCAGTCGTCGGGCGCGGCCTTCAGCGTGAGCGCGACGGGTGCGGCCTGGGCGGCGGTCGCGACGGCCGGGTCGGCGTACTTCAGCTCGACCATCTGCTTCAGGATCCAGTTGCGCCGGCCGGCGGCGGCGTCCTTGTTCTTCACCGGGTCGTAGTCGCCGGGGGCCTGGACCAGGCCGGCGAGCAGCGCGGACTCCTCCAGGGTGAGGTCCTTGGGCTCCTTGGAGAAGTACGCCTCGCTGGCGGCGAACACCCCGTAGGCGCCGTTGCCGAAGTAGGCGATGTTCAGGTACCGGCGGAGGATCTCGTTCTTGTCGAGCTCCTTCTCCAGGGCGAGCGCGTAGCTCATCTCCTTGAGTTTGCGTTCCGTCGTCACCTCGGTGGCGGCCTGCTGCCCGGCCTTGGAGTCGGCGGTATAGAGCAGGACATTCCGGATGTACTGCATCGTCAGCGTCGACGCGCCCTGCGCCACCCCGCCGGACGTCACGTTGCTGACCAGTGCCCGGAGCACGCCCTTGGCGTCGACCCCGTGGTGCTCGTAGAACCGGTTGTCCTCGGCGGAGACGATCGCGTCCCGCATCACCTGCGGGATCTCCTCGAGGGTGACGTCCCGGCGGTTCTGGTCGTAGAACGTCGTGATCAGAGTCTTGCCGTCGGAGGCGTAGAGGTAGCTGCTCTGCGGGGTGGGCGGGTTCTTCAACGCCGCCGGCAGGTCGTTGTACTCGCCGCCCAGCACCTGGGTCGACAGTCCGACGATCAGGGCGAGCGGCAGAACGACGACCGTCAGCACGGCGGAGGCGATGCCACCCACCAAGAGCAGGGTCAACGCTTTCGAGAGCTTGCTCCGGGACTTCACCTGACGACATTTACACGGATGTCAGGATGCGACGACCGTGGAAGGGGAAGCGGGACGACGATCACATGCCGTTAAGCGGACACCGGGGCCACCGGGTTGGGAATCGCCCCGCCGAACCGGCGGTCACGCTGGGCGAACAGCTCGCAGGCGTACCAGAGGTGCCGGCGGTCGAAGTCCGGCCACAGGACGTCGAGGGAGACGAACTCGGCGTACGCCGCCTGCCAGATCATGAACCCCGACATCCGCTGCTCGCCCGAGGACCGCAGCACGAGGTCCACGTCCGGGATGTCCGGACAGTACAGGTACTTCTGAATCGTCTTCTCGGTGATCTTGTCGGGCTTGAGCCGCCCGGCCGCGACCTCCTGCGCGATCCGGGTCACCGCGTCGGTCACCTCCGGCTTGCCGCCGTAGTTCACGCAGAACTGCAGGGTCAGCTTGTCGTTCTTCTTCGACAGCTCCTCGGCGACCTCCAGCTCCTTGATCACGCTGGCCCACAGCTTCGGCCGCCGCCCGGCCCACCGGACCCGCACGCCCATCGCGTTC
Proteins encoded in this window:
- a CDS encoding transglycosylase domain-containing protein; translation: MGGIASAVLTVVVLPLALIVGLSTQVLGGEYNDLPAALKNPPTPQSSYLYASDGKTLITTFYDQNRRDVTLEEIPQVMRDAIVSAEDNRFYEHHGVDAKGVLRALVSNVTSGGVAQGASTLTMQYIRNVLLYTADSKAGQQAATEVTTERKLKEMSYALALEKELDKNEILRRYLNIAYFGNGAYGVFAASEAYFSKEPKDLTLEESALLAGLVQAPGDYDPVKNKDAAAGRRNWILKQMVELKYADPAVATAAQAAPVALTLKAAPDDCLSRSQGTNGWGFFCGYFKRWWLEQPAFGANPQEREANLKRGGYTVVTSLDPAVQKASEQAIAEQIKKDSPFALGVATVEPGTGRIRSMAVNRNYSNDESQNGANTGGAGRGSYPNTTVPLIAGGDAAPGFQAGSTFKMFTMLAALEAGMPLNTTFDAPNKYKSKYPADPGPATCDGKYCPTNADPSMAGRRTMWDGFGRSVNTYFVWLEEQVGADKAVEMAKKMGIQFRNGDKTLADDASEWGPFTLGVSATSPLDLANAYATVAAEGTYCKPLPVNSITDAGGATVDVAQPQCKRVFEADVARAATDAARCTVGDRSVFGKCDGSTAGGLRNVVGRSLAGKTGSSERNETESFAGFTPGLAAAGIAGDPDSPRNAIGASFAGNVNMAVAKTLKAGAGYGADKDFVAPDRKVAFGEEVRVPDVRGRSVEEATAELRAAGFSAVVAPNKITSEVPAGQVADVFPSGSAPKGSTVTIYVSEGPVPVPDPEPSATPTAGPTQRPTGRPVPTPTRRR
- a CDS encoding isoprenyl transferase, giving the protein MTYRAPNPHPSGVRPPALPKDAIPKHVAVIMDGNGRWAKQRGLPRTAGHEQGETSLFDVIEGALELGVKNISAWAFSTENWKRSPEEVRFLMGFNRDVIRRRRDELNAMGVRVRWAGRRPKLWASVIKELEVAEELSKKNDKLTLQFCVNYGGKPEVTDAVTRIAQEVAAGRLKPDKITEKTIQKYLYCPDIPDVDLVLRSSGEQRMSGFMIWQAAYAEFVSLDVLWPDFDRRHLWYACELFAQRDRRFGGAIPNPVAPVSA